A region from the Aliarcobacter thereius LMG 24486 genome encodes:
- a CDS encoding LysR family transcriptional regulator: MLRDFAKLETFLTVVREKSFSKASAKLGISQPAVTQQMKFIEDYLDVQIVDRKKNGIKLTKEGQILHSIALKIEKCVSSAEKDILKIMNKNTTFIFGASFIIGNYILPRFLNNLKENIQNDVSINVSVSHEAIEDLLDKKIDIALVENLIQNDDIIYREWMEDEIVIFSNQKLPLKAKAEDLISYKWLCRNPESSTRLIFKENLEKANYPDCDTFNVTSEVTSATTIVQTVLHSNKDETPTVSVVSRNAIESLLKSGALFESRIGNHKMLRKLYIAYRKDRKSDAFIENVVDYLLKVKQ; the protein is encoded by the coding sequence ATGCTTAGAGATTTTGCTAAATTAGAGACTTTCTTAACTGTTGTAAGGGAGAAATCATTTTCAAAAGCATCAGCTAAATTAGGGATTTCACAACCAGCTGTTACTCAACAGATGAAATTTATTGAAGATTATTTAGATGTTCAAATAGTTGATAGAAAGAAAAATGGTATAAAACTTACAAAAGAGGGTCAAATTCTTCACTCTATTGCTCTAAAAATTGAAAAATGTGTAAGTAGTGCTGAAAAAGATATTTTAAAAATTATGAATAAAAATACAACTTTTATTTTTGGTGCTAGTTTTATCATTGGAAACTATATTCTTCCTAGATTTTTAAATAATCTAAAAGAAAATATCCAAAATGATGTATCTATAAATGTTTCAGTTTCTCACGAAGCAATAGAAGATTTATTGGATAAAAAGATTGATATTGCACTTGTTGAGAATCTTATCCAAAATGATGATATTATTTATAGAGAGTGGATGGAAGATGAAATTGTAATTTTTTCAAATCAAAAACTTCCTCTTAAAGCAAAAGCTGAAGATCTAATCTCTTATAAATGGCTTTGTAGAAATCCTGAATCTAGCACAAGATTGATTTTTAAAGAGAATCTTGAAAAAGCAAATTATCCTGATTGTGATACTTTTAATGTAACAAGTGAAGTTACAAGTGCAACAACAATTGTTCAAACTGTTTTACACTCAAATAAAGATGAAACTCCAACCGTTTCTGTTGTTTCAAGAAATGCTATTGAATCTTTACTAAAATCAGGTGCACTTTTTGAATCAAGAATTGGAAACCACAAAATGCTAAGAAAATTATATATTGCATATAGAAAAGATAGGAAAAGTGATGCTTTTATAGAAAATGTTGTTGATTATTTATTAAAAGTTAAACAATAG
- a CDS encoding ATP-dependent helicase — translation MSENLLISLNESQKIAAQHIDGPLLILAGAGSGKTKTITTRLAFLISIGIDPKSILTLTFTNKAANEMRDRAFANLDTSKLNTPPLLCTFHKFGLLFLKFHINELNRKNNFIIIDTDDKRRVLKSINKDIPSALLGSEISKYKNSIQTPSEVKAQAQGRLYTEIADIYEKYEEHLLKNNLVDFDDLLLLPYKILKDNPKIAENTSNKYQYIMVDEYQDTNELQYRLLRLLCTNHNNLCVVGDDDQSIYGWRGATIKNILNFTEHFSNTIVVKLEENYRSTDTILFHSNALIEHNRDRLGKKLIGTKNKGNSIKVYESQDENEETRKIIEDIKKLILEGESPNHIAILFRVNALSRSLEEGFNKAGLNYKLVGGMKFYERTEIKDLIAYFRILTNLSDNFSVKRVINKPKRGIGATTIDKLETKAEELDISIFEMIQKLNSDELSLVVGKKNARTIKVFEASILDLRELINESKMRFLDSFEETFDYRASYDNLPDGFERQANIDEFYGYIRDFFIQNPYLDLKDFLNEIALESQNEEYINEAVSMMSIHASKGLEFKHLFIIGLEEGFFPIIGDGTDLEEERRLGYVAFTRAMDNLTLSFVHSRFYKGKRAQLNKSRFLVESGLIKGSLVIERTSGFKKGDMVNHKIFGQGRVEKSVNAGKDYKLTINFGGQKRDILSSFVEKN, via the coding sequence ATGTCAGAAAATTTATTAATATCATTAAATGAATCACAGAAAATTGCAGCTCAACATATAGATGGACCACTTTTAATTCTTGCAGGTGCAGGAAGTGGAAAAACAAAAACTATTACAACAAGATTAGCATTTTTAATCTCTATTGGAATAGATCCAAAATCTATATTAACTCTAACATTTACAAATAAAGCAGCGAATGAGATGAGAGATAGAGCTTTTGCAAATCTTGATACATCTAAATTAAATACTCCACCACTTTTATGTACATTCCATAAATTTGGACTACTTTTTTTGAAATTTCATATAAATGAATTAAATAGAAAAAATAATTTCATAATCATTGATACAGATGATAAAAGAAGAGTTTTAAAATCTATAAACAAAGATATTCCATCTGCACTATTAGGAAGTGAAATATCAAAATATAAAAACTCAATTCAAACACCAAGTGAAGTAAAAGCACAAGCTCAAGGTAGATTATATACAGAGATCGCAGATATTTATGAAAAATATGAGGAGCATCTTTTAAAAAATAATCTTGTAGATTTTGATGATTTACTTTTATTGCCTTATAAAATATTAAAAGATAATCCTAAAATAGCAGAAAATACAAGTAATAAATATCAATATATAATGGTAGATGAGTATCAAGATACAAATGAGTTGCAATATAGACTTCTAAGATTACTTTGTACAAATCACAACAATCTTTGTGTTGTTGGAGATGATGACCAATCAATTTATGGTTGGAGAGGTGCAACTATTAAAAATATTCTTAACTTTACAGAGCATTTTTCTAATACAATAGTTGTAAAACTTGAAGAGAATTATAGATCAACAGATACTATTTTGTTTCATTCAAATGCTTTAATTGAACACAATCGAGATAGACTAGGTAAAAAACTAATAGGAACAAAAAATAAAGGTAATTCAATAAAAGTTTATGAATCTCAAGATGAAAATGAAGAGACAAGAAAAATAATTGAAGATATTAAAAAGCTTATTTTAGAAGGAGAGAGTCCAAATCATATTGCAATATTATTTAGAGTAAATGCTCTTTCAAGGTCACTAGAAGAAGGCTTCAATAAAGCAGGTTTAAATTATAAACTTGTTGGTGGAATGAAGTTCTATGAAAGAACAGAGATAAAAGATTTAATAGCTTATTTTAGAATTCTTACAAATTTAAGTGATAATTTTTCTGTAAAAAGAGTAATTAATAAACCAAAAAGAGGAATAGGTGCTACAACAATAGATAAACTTGAAACAAAGGCTGAAGAGTTAGATATATCTATTTTTGAAATGATACAAAAATTAAATTCAGATGAATTAAGTTTAGTAGTTGGTAAAAAGAATGCAAGAACAATAAAAGTTTTCGAAGCCTCAATATTAGATTTAAGAGAGCTTATAAATGAATCAAAGATGAGGTTTCTTGATAGTTTTGAAGAGACTTTTGATTATAGAGCATCTTATGATAATTTACCAGATGGATTTGAAAGACAAGCAAATATAGATGAGTTTTATGGATATATAAGAGATTTCTTTATTCAAAATCCATATTTGGATTTAAAAGATTTTCTAAATGAAATTGCTTTAGAGAGTCAAAATGAAGAGTACATAAATGAAGCTGTTTCTATGATGAGTATTCATGCTTCAAAAGGTTTAGAATTTAAACATCTATTTATAATTGGGCTTGAAGAAGGATTTTTCCCAATAATTGGAGATGGAACAGACTTAGAAGAAGAGAGAAGATTAGGCTATGTTGCATTTACACGAGCTATGGATAATCTTACTTTATCTTTTGTTCATTCAAGATTTTATAAAGGGAAAAGAGCTCAACTAAATAAGAGTAGATTTTTGGTTGAGAGTGGATTGATAAAAGGAAGTTTAGTGATAGAAAGAACTTCTGGATTTAAAAAAGGTGATATGGTGAATCATAAGATTTTTGGACAAGGAAGAGTTGAAAAATCTGTAAATGCTGGTAAAGATTATAAATTAACAATAAACTTTGGTGGACAAAAAAGAGATATTTTATCATCATTTGTAGAGAAAAATTAA
- the truB gene encoding tRNA pseudouridine(55) synthase TruB, whose amino-acid sequence MQKRVYEKYELNKLFVVNKPIFISSNFYLNKFKRLYKNKKAGFSGTLDPFAKGCLIVAFGQYAKLFKYFRKTPKRYRAVIWLGVSSESFDIERVYDIKLEEKLEQSFIEEQLNNLVGDLEYIPPKFSAKRVNGLKAYELARDGIDFELEKSIMKVFDIKFLKYNHPFISFEASVSEGSYIRSLAQIFLEKIKLTGTLSYLERLSEGEFKFQNHKELNPLDFLDLEKNIYTGTKEWLDVGRKISIDYIENKKDGKYIIELDDFFSIIEINSRDVKYLLNKIPKQKVNND is encoded by the coding sequence TTGCAAAAAAGAGTTTATGAAAAATATGAATTAAATAAGTTATTTGTAGTAAATAAACCAATATTTATTAGTTCTAATTTTTATTTAAATAAATTTAAAAGATTATATAAAAATAAGAAAGCAGGTTTTAGTGGAACTTTAGATCCATTTGCAAAAGGTTGTTTGATAGTAGCATTTGGACAATATGCTAAGCTTTTTAAATATTTTAGAAAAACTCCAAAAAGATATAGAGCTGTAATTTGGCTTGGAGTTAGCTCAGAATCTTTTGATATAGAAAGAGTTTATGATATAAAATTAGAGGAAAAGCTAGAACAAAGTTTTATAGAAGAACAATTAAATAATCTTGTAGGAGATTTAGAATATATTCCCCCAAAGTTTTCAGCAAAAAGAGTAAATGGATTAAAAGCTTATGAATTAGCAAGAGACGGTATAGACTTTGAATTAGAAAAATCCATAATGAAAGTTTTTGATATCAAGTTTTTAAAATATAATCATCCTTTTATAAGCTTTGAAGCAAGTGTTAGTGAAGGTTCATATATAAGATCTTTAGCTCAGATATTTTTAGAAAAGATTAAACTTACAGGAACTTTATCATATTTAGAAAGATTAAGTGAAGGTGAGTTTAAATTCCAAAATCACAAAGAGTTAAATCCTCTTGATTTTTTAGATTTAGAAAAGAATATTTATACAGGTACAAAAGAGTGGCTAGATGTAGGAAGAAAGATATCTATTGATTATATTGAAAATAAAAAAGATGGAAAATATATAATAGAATTAGATGATTTTTTCTCTATTATTGAGATTAATAGTAGAGATGTAAAATATCTTTTAAATAAAATACCAAAACAAAAGGTGAACAATGACTAG
- a CDS encoding 4-(cytidine 5'-diphospho)-2-C-methyl-D-erythritol kinase, with amino-acid sequence MTRKSYAKVNIFLKIVGKKDSYHQIASRFVLVKNLFDEISFLKKEVDSFTLEGNFSCSLEKNTIYKAYKELEKYKNVKEFFRKHIVKIEKNIPEFAGLGGGSSNCACFLNMVNEVCKLNLEKEELAKIALKIGADVPFFVYEYNSANVSGIGEIVENFIEDSLDIEVITPRIACDTGLIYKTFRAYFYKELDKVKAKELFGTNSKDILKQYNIEDANDLYLPASFLNQDLKNFAKKDWFFSGSGSSFFRINSGKN; translated from the coding sequence ATGACTAGGAAATCATATGCAAAAGTTAATATATTTCTTAAAATTGTTGGTAAAAAAGATTCTTATCATCAAATTGCTTCAAGATTTGTGTTAGTAAAAAATCTTTTTGATGAGATTAGTTTTTTAAAAAAAGAAGTAGATAGCTTTACATTGGAAGGAAATTTTTCTTGCTCCTTAGAAAAGAATACAATTTATAAAGCTTATAAAGAGTTAGAAAAATATAAAAATGTAAAAGAGTTTTTTAGAAAGCATATTGTAAAAATAGAAAAAAATATACCAGAATTTGCAGGATTAGGTGGTGGAAGTTCAAATTGTGCATGTTTTTTAAATATGGTAAATGAAGTTTGTAAGTTAAATTTAGAAAAAGAAGAACTTGCAAAAATAGCTTTAAAAATTGGTGCTGATGTTCCATTTTTTGTTTATGAATATAATAGTGCAAATGTAAGTGGAATTGGAGAAATAGTTGAAAACTTTATTGAAGATAGTTTAGATATTGAAGTTATAACTCCAAGAATTGCTTGTGATACAGGGCTTATTTATAAAACTTTTAGGGCTTATTTTTATAAAGAACTAGATAAAGTTAAGGCTAAAGAGCTTTTTGGTACAAATTCAAAAGATATATTAAAACAATATAATATTGAAGATGCAAATGATTTATATCTTCCAGCTTCTTTCTTAAATCAAGATTTGAAGAACTTTGCAAAAAAAGATTGGTTTTTTAGTGGAAGTGGAAGTTCATTCTTTAGGATAAATAGTGGCAAAAATTAA
- the smpB gene encoding SsrA-binding protein SmpB, translated as MAKIKEKKNLLFRNKKAYFDFTILDTVEAGIMLEGSEVKAIREGRVNLKDSFVRIIKNEVYLLNSHISHLSTAHVTYRPDERRARKLLLHRKQINKMYEKVTKDGITLVCTKLYFNSKNMIKVEVATAQGKKLHDKRESLKEKTLKRETQIALKSYK; from the coding sequence GTGGCAAAAATTAAAGAAAAAAAGAATTTATTGTTTAGAAATAAAAAAGCTTATTTTGATTTTACAATACTTGATACAGTTGAAGCTGGAATTATGCTTGAAGGAAGTGAAGTAAAAGCTATTAGAGAAGGAAGAGTAAATTTAAAAGATTCTTTCGTAAGAATAATAAAGAATGAAGTATATTTATTAAACTCTCATATATCACATTTAAGTACAGCTCATGTAACTTATAGACCAGACGAAAGAAGAGCAAGAAAATTACTTTTACATAGAAAACAAATTAATAAAATGTATGAAAAAGTAACAAAAGATGGAATAACATTAGTTTGTACAAAACTATATTTTAATAGTAAAAATATGATTAAAGTAGAAGTTGCTACTGCTCAAGGTAAAAAGCTTCACGATAAAAGAGAATCTTTAAAAGAAAAAACTTTAAAAAGAGAGACTCAAATAGCATTAAAATCTTATAAATAA
- the ccoN gene encoding cytochrome-c oxidase, cbb3-type subunit I, giving the protein MQNSAHIEYDYSVAKYFTFATILFGIIGMTVGVVLAFQLAFPELNYLAGEYGTFGRLRPLHTNGVAFGFTLSGIFAGWYYISQRVLKVSLKESPFLMFIAKLHFWLYFITILLAVVTLFMGITTSKEYAELEWPLDILVVIWWVLWGISIFGIIGIRRERTLYISIWYFIGTFIAIAMLYLFNNMEVPTYFASGGYGSWIHSVSMYSGTNDAIVQWWYGHNAVAFVFTTPIIALIYYFLPKESGQNIYSYKLSILAFWGLLFVYLWAGGHHLIYSTVPDWMQTMGSVMSVVLILPSWGSAINMLLTMKGEWNQLQSNTVIKFMILASTFYMLTTLEGPIQSIKSVNAIAHFTDWIPGHVHDAVLGWLVFMVMAALFHMVPRMYKRELYSKSLMETQFWLQTVGIILYFTSMWIAGITQGMMWRAYDEYGSLVYSFIDTVTVLHPYYTIRAVGGLMYLIGFFMFAYNIYKTIRCGRILDKEPANATPVAA; this is encoded by the coding sequence ATGCAAAACAGTGCACATATTGAGTATGACTACTCTGTTGCTAAGTATTTTACATTTGCGACAATCTTGTTTGGTATCATTGGTATGACAGTTGGTGTTGTACTTGCTTTTCAATTAGCTTTTCCAGAGCTAAACTATTTAGCAGGAGAGTATGGTACATTTGGTAGATTAAGACCATTACATACAAATGGAGTTGCATTTGGATTTACACTAAGTGGTATCTTTGCTGGATGGTACTACATCTCTCAAAGAGTTTTAAAAGTATCATTAAAAGAGTCACCTTTTTTAATGTTTATTGCAAAACTACACTTTTGGTTATATTTCATAACAATTCTTTTAGCTGTTGTTACACTATTCATGGGTATTACAACTTCAAAAGAGTATGCTGAATTAGAGTGGCCTTTAGATATTTTAGTTGTTATTTGGTGGGTTTTATGGGGTATTTCTATTTTCGGAATAATTGGAATTAGAAGAGAAAGAACTTTATATATTTCTATTTGGTATTTTATAGGTACATTTATTGCAATTGCAATGTTATATCTATTTAACAATATGGAAGTTCCAACTTATTTTGCTTCAGGTGGTTATGGTTCATGGATTCACTCTGTATCTATGTATTCAGGTACAAATGATGCTATTGTTCAGTGGTGGTATGGGCACAATGCTGTTGCATTCGTATTTACTACTCCGATTATTGCATTAATTTATTATTTCTTACCAAAAGAATCAGGACAAAATATTTATTCTTATAAATTATCAATCTTAGCATTCTGGGGATTACTATTTGTATATTTATGGGCTGGTGGACACCACCTTATTTATTCAACTGTTCCAGATTGGATGCAAACTATGGGTTCTGTAATGTCAGTTGTATTAATTTTACCATCATGGGGATCTGCTATTAATATGCTTTTAACTATGAAAGGTGAGTGGAATCAGTTACAATCTAATACTGTAATTAAATTTATGATATTAGCATCAACATTCTATATGTTAACAACTCTTGAAGGACCAATTCAGTCAATTAAATCTGTTAATGCTATTGCACACTTTACTGATTGGATTCCAGGACACGTACATGATGCTGTTTTAGGTTGGTTAGTGTTTATGGTTATGGCAGCATTATTTCATATGGTTCCAAGAATGTATAAAAGAGAGTTATACTCTAAATCATTAATGGAAACACAATTTTGGTTACAAACTGTTGGTATCATCCTTTACTTTACATCTATGTGGATTGCAGGTATTACTCAAGGTATGATGTGGAGAGCTTATGATGAGTATGGTTCATTAGTTTATTCATTTATTGATACAGTTACAGTTTTACATCCATACTATACAATTAGAGCGGTTGGTGGGTTAATGTACTTAATTGGATTCTTTATGTTCGCATACAATATCTATAAAACAATTAGATGTGGTAGAATTTTAGATAAAGAACCAGCAAATGCAACTCCAGTAGCTGCTTAA